One stretch of Vulpes lagopus strain Blue_001 chromosome X, ASM1834538v1, whole genome shotgun sequence DNA includes these proteins:
- the PNMA6A gene encoding paraneoplastic antigen-like protein 6A codes for MAVTMLQDWCRWMGVSARRGLLILGIPEDCDEAELQESLEAALWPMGHFTVLGKVFREEDNATAALVELDREVNYALVPREIPGTGGPWNVVFVPRCSGEEFLSRVFHFMEQQGQTVESVAGALGLGLRRVCWLRSVSQAVQPWVETMRYQRLGVFSGGDQPALGEESFEAWLHHTADMLHVWQGVSEREKRRRLMEGLRGTALQLVHGLLAENPARTSQDCLAALIQVFGDNESQATLRVKCLTAQQHSGERLSAFVLRLEVLLQKAIEKGALARASADHVRLRQVLTRANLTEPLDEALRKLRMVGRSPSFLEMLGLVRESEAWEASLARSERAQAEEGAGAQAHAQADARADAKAEDDKVDEKEQEQQEQEREREEEDTDDLDAVPAGLGQARPSEAPGGPTPAQMGAASRAGPGGPAYEPEGLTQSGDREAGEPLEEGLKPIPDESGNEDGPGGLGLPKSSSGK; via the coding sequence ATGGCGGTGACGATGCTGCAGGACTGGTGCAGGTGGATGGGCGTCAGCGCTCGAAGGGGTCTGCTCATTCTGGGCATCCCAGAGGACTGCGATGAAGCCGAACTCCAAGAGTCCCTGGAGGCCGCCCTGTGGCCCATGGGCCACTTTACTGTGCTCGGCAAAGTGTTCCGGGAGGAGGATAATGCCACCGCGGCCCTAGTCGAGCTTGACCGGGAAGTCAACTATGCGTTGGTCCCCAGGGAAATCCCGGGCACTGGGGGTCCCTGGAACGTGGTTTTTGTGCCCCGTTGCTCAGGCGAGGAGTTCCTCAGTCGCGTGTTCCACTTCATGGAGCAACAGGGGCAGACGGTGGAGAGTgtggctggggccctggggctgggactgCGCAGGGTGTGCTGGCTCCGATCGGTCAGTCAGGCAGTCCAGCCCTGGGTGGAGACCATGCGGTACCAGCGCCTGGGCGTGTTTTCCGGGGGGGATCAGCCCGCTCTGGGGGAGGAGTCCTTTGAGGCTTGGCTACACCACACTGCCGACATGCTACATGTGTGGCAGGGGGTCTcggaaagggagaagaggaggcgGCTGATGGAAGGCCTTCGAGGGACGGCCCTGCAGCTCGTGCACGGACTCCTGGCCGAGAACCCTGCCAGAACCTCGCAGGACTGCCTGGCGGCCCTGATCCAGGTGTTTGGAGACAATGAGTCCCAGGCCACACTCCGGGTGAAGTGTTTAACTGCTCAGCAGCACTCAGGAGAGCGGCTCTCTGCTTTCGTGTTGAGGCTGGAAGTCCTGCTGCAGAAAGCCATTGAGAAGGGGGCCCTGGCCAGAGCCTCAGCTGACCACGTGCGCCTGAGGCAGGTGCTCACCAGGGCCAACCTCACCGAGCCACTGGATGAAGCTCTGAGGAAGCTGAGAATGGTTGGGAGGTCTCCAAGTTTCCTAGAGATGCTGGGGCTTGTTCGGGAGTCTGAGGCATGGGAGGCCAGTCTAGCCAGGAGTGAGAGAGCCCAGGCGGAGGAAGGGGCTGGCGCCCAGGCCCATGCCCAGGCTGATGCCAGAGCCGACGCTAAGGCAGAGGATGATAAAGTGGAcgagaaggagcaggagcagcaggagcaggaacgggagcgggaggaggaggacacTGATGACCTTGATGCTGTCCCTGCAGGCCTAGGTCAGGCACGACCCTCAGAGGCCCCTGggggccccacccctgcccagatGGGCGCTGCTTCCAGGGCGGGCCCAGGAGGTCCTGCTTATGAGCCAGAGGGCCTCACCCAGTCAGGAGACCGGGAGGCTGGGGAGCCCCTCGAGGAGGGGCTCAAGCCCATCCCAGACGAGTCAGGAAACGAGGatgggcctggggggctgggccTCCCCAAGTCCTCCTCAGGCAAATAG